One stretch of Miscanthus floridulus cultivar M001 chromosome 18, ASM1932011v1, whole genome shotgun sequence DNA includes these proteins:
- the LOC136523432 gene encoding protein MICRORCHIDIA 6-like: MDAHRDTKPFVSPITATAIQRSLHGPSARQPPALPSEHGGARVLAGLQPQAQPQAAACVLNRAASELSGGVGGRTSGADEALEGVQNRMCIHPEFLHSNATSHKWPFTAVAELLDNAVDEIETGGATTILLDKVIDKRNGSPALLIQDDGGGMDPDSLRRCMSFGFSEKQSGSSIGQYGNGFKTSTMRLGADAIVFSRCTKSGEPTQSIGLLSYTFLVETGQTDVVVPVVDYKCNLMKGQTQRLERHGSELFSSNLSVLLKWSPFATEEELMQNFCDIGPHGTKIIVFNLWSNDDGKLELDFDMNPEDIMISGAPNPEEISNSVKRTNENHLANRLRYSLRVYASVLYLQLPDYFRIILRGQEVKRHSIVADLMYPECITYKPQGCGIKEAGVLTTIGFLNGSPTISVHGFNIYHKNRLILPFHRILSSASSKGRGVSGVLEAGFIKPTHDKQDFEKSQLFQRLINRLKDMTNEYWDIHSHKIGYVKTPRRSAAPTPAPPAVMMLPIANGTAQEPSEWSSPDPTPPLRSHSKYVNAVPIAFAPPVFHSASVKTEPVAPGEPMGCSPSPPNMQTVQANQTSSPSMTPGTGSAETRKRRNDEAALTVAIKRQAMQDLAGSSSATDQVCQYMGERELREFSFLKMENQMLHEECSHFETAEKELLLKEQNLRLEIEKAREQYKSLLDEHVSVSAVPALR; encoded by the exons ACGGCCACCGCCATACAGCGGAGCCTCCACGGCCCTAGCGCCCGTCAGCCGCCGGCGTTGCCATCGGAGCACGGTGGCGCTCGAGTGTTAGCCGGCCTGCAACCGCAAGCTCAGCCTCAAGCAGCAGCGTGCGTCCTGAACCGGGCCGCTTCGGAGCTGTCGGGCGGTGTCGGCGGCCGAACCAGTGGCGCCGATGAGGCACTCGAGG GTGTGCAGAATCGCATGTGCATCCACCCTGAATTTCTCCACTCCAACGCAACTTCGCATAAATGGCCAT TTACAGCCGTGGCAGAGTTGTTGGATAACGCTGTGGATGAG ATAGAAACTGGTGGTGCTACAACAATATTGTTGGACAAAGTCATCGACAAACGGAATGGATCACCAGCTTTACTAATTCAAG ATGATGGTGGAGGCATGGATCCTGATTCTTTGAGGCGGTGCATGAGCTTTGGATTTTCAGAGAAACAATCAGGATCTTCGATTGGACAAT ATGGAAATGGATTTAAGACTAGCACAATGCGGCTTGGGGCAGATGCTATTGTTTTTAGCCGCTGCACAAAGAGCGG TGAGCCTACACAATCCATTGGCCTCCTATCTTACACTTTCTTGGTGGAAACTGGACAGACAGATGTTGTAGTTCCTGTG GTGGATTATAAATGCAATCTAATGAAAGGACAAACTCAGAGATTGGAGCGTCATGGTTCAGAGCTATTCTCCTCAAATTTGTCAGTGTTGTTGAAATGGTCCCCTTTTGCAACAGAAGAAGAGCTGATGCAGAAT TTTTGTGACATTGGTCCACATGGCACCAAGATTATAGTGTTCAATTTGTGGTCCAACGATGATGGTAAATTGGAGCTCGACTTTGACATGAACCCAGAG GATATTATGATTAGTGGAGCACCAAATCCAGAAGAAATTAGTAACTCTGTGAAAAGGACTAATGAGAACCATTTGGCAAATCGACTACGCTATTCTCTTAGG GTCTACGCTTCTGTGTTGTATCTGCAGCTACCAGATTACTTTAGAATCATACTTCGAGGGCAAGAAGTTAAGCGTCATAGCATTGTCGCTGACCTAATGTATCCTGAATGCATCACTTATAAACCCCAAGGTTGCGGAATAAAGGAG GCTGGGGTTCTTACAACTATTGGATTCTTAAATGGTTCCCCAACTATTAGCGTGCACGGATTTAATATCTACCATAAAAATCGCCTTATTTTG CCATTTCATAGAATTCTGAGTTCTGCAAGCAGCAAAGGTAGAGGCGTCTCCGGAGTACTAGAGGCAGGCTTCATCAAGCCCACTCATGACAAACAAGACTTTGAGAAGTCGCAGCTGTTTCAGAGGCTGATCAACCGCCTGAAGGACATGACTAATGAGTACTG GGATATTCACAGTCACAAGATTGGATATGTGAAAACGCCACGCAGGAGTGCAGCTCCCACTCCTGCTCCTCCTGCAGTGATGATGCTGCCAATAGCAAATGGCACTGCTCAAGAACCATCAGAGTGGAGTTCACCTGATCCGACGCCACCCTTGAGATCCCACAGCAAATACGTGAACGCAGTTCCGATCGCCTTTGCGCCTCCTGTTTTCCACTCAGCGTCAGTCAAAACAGAACCTGTTGCACCAGGAGAGCCTATGGGGTGCTCTCCGTCCCCGCCAAACATGCAGACCGTGCAGGCCAACCAGACGAGCTCACCTTCCATGACGCCTGGCACCGGTTCGGCAgagacaaggaagaggaggaatgaCGAAGCTGCTCTGACGGTTGCGATTAAAAGGCAGGCTATGCAGGATTTGGCTGGCAGCAGCTCCGCTACTGATCAG GTATGCCAGTATATGGGAGAACGAGAGCTGAGGGAATTTTCCTTCTTGAAGATGGAAAACCAGATGCTCCATGAAGA GTGCTCGCATTTTGAGACGGCCGAGAAGGAGCTACTACTCAAG GAACAAAATCTGCGGCTCGAAATTGAGAAGGCGCGGGAGCAGTACAAGAGCCTACTGGACGAACACGTTTCGGTGTCAGCTGTGCCGGCACTGCGTTAG